One Euphorbia lathyris chromosome 1, ddEupLath1.1, whole genome shotgun sequence DNA segment encodes these proteins:
- the LOC136230381 gene encoding mediator of RNA polymerase II transcription subunit 11 isoform X1, with protein MDASQTQNNTSLQRLQNVEKTIVRVLELAGGVMDELTSPAGPRKEFINSHCRDFMQMIKQEIQVTLRNEIKSACEYRPFEKCDYNSRISNEICTKKAEYVISQLDAMKQAIDQYHDAV; from the exons ATGGATGCATCACAGACGCAAAACAACACATCGTTGCAGCGCCTTCAAAACGTGGAAAAG ACAATAGTTAGGGTTTTGGAGCTGGCAGGAGGAGTAATGGATGAGTTGACAAGTCCAGCCGGTCCTCGTAAAGAATTCATCAACAGCCATTGCCGTGACTTCATGCAAATGATAAAG CAGGAAATCCAGGTTACCCTGCGAAATGAAATCAAAAGTGCATGTGAATACCGTCCTTTTGAGAAGTGCGACTATAATTCTAGAATTTCTAATGAGATCTGTACTAAGAAAGCAGAGTACGTTATTTCCCAGTTGGATGCCATGAAACAAGCCATTGATCAGTATCATGATGCCGTCTAA
- the LOC136230381 gene encoding mediator of RNA polymerase II transcription subunit 11 isoform X2, whose translation MDASQTQNNTSLQRLQNVEKTIVRVLELAGGVMDELTSPAGPRKEFINSHCRDFMQMIKEIQVTLRNEIKSACEYRPFEKCDYNSRISNEICTKKAEYVISQLDAMKQAIDQYHDAV comes from the exons ATGGATGCATCACAGACGCAAAACAACACATCGTTGCAGCGCCTTCAAAACGTGGAAAAG ACAATAGTTAGGGTTTTGGAGCTGGCAGGAGGAGTAATGGATGAGTTGACAAGTCCAGCCGGTCCTCGTAAAGAATTCATCAACAGCCATTGCCGTGACTTCATGCAAATGATAAAG GAAATCCAGGTTACCCTGCGAAATGAAATCAAAAGTGCATGTGAATACCGTCCTTTTGAGAAGTGCGACTATAATTCTAGAATTTCTAATGAGATCTGTACTAAGAAAGCAGAGTACGTTATTTCCCAGTTGGATGCCATGAAACAAGCCATTGATCAGTATCATGATGCCGTCTAA